One Helianthus annuus cultivar XRQ/B chromosome 7, HanXRQr2.0-SUNRISE, whole genome shotgun sequence genomic region harbors:
- the LOC118480272 gene encoding uncharacterized protein LOC118480272 encodes MCQRWILSMEEVFKRSRCDKEDQVMFATGQLTFQEKDWWDAYSKEVGEDKLQTMTWQEFKEPFMKYHCPQSAIDKIQEDFLRLRQKNETINEISSIFLDKMKFCAEFVQTERMKINRFYGILKAEFMEFITPSKCETLDELINLARDREIEIRRQEERGEKRPSEKGTSSSPSKRGNFQDQGRKEKSKSGITPCKTCGKLHTGECLLGKKGCYKCAKEGHSSYQCPNSPKTCFNCFEKGHIKSECPKLQQESRKEDKKQEGSRAKGRMFQITSEEAKSHPNVISGIFLLNSIPVYILFDTEATMSFISNEIIQHPCFKIERMQMPLEVEIADSKIYMLHEICRNCKFTIEDEEFDIDLIPMVLGEFKMIVGMDWLARHHVEINYENKIMLVQAPSGRQLSIQGERNIETKLCTLVQAFKYVLNGSRAYLAYVVDARQTLPKLEDVEIVNEFPDVFPEELSGLPPEKEIEFRIEVNPDAKPVAKAPYRLAPTEMRELMTQLQDLSDKGLIRPNDILFYSRSKDEHAMHLREVLEVLRKEKLYAKFSKCAFWLREVQFLGHVINSEGVLVDPSKIDAMFNEMLDRIIMCKLEHNGMECGY; translated from the exons ATGTGCCAAAGATGGATCTTAAGCATGGAGGAAGTGTTTAAACGAAGTCGGTGTGATaaggaggatcaagtgatgttcgCTACGGGACAACTCACCTTTCAAGagaaagattggtgggatgctTATAGTAAGGAGGTAGGTGAGGACAAACTTCAGACAATGACTTGGCAAGAATTTAAAGAACCCTTCATGAAGTACCATTGCCCTCAGTCAGCCATTGATAAGATTCAAGAAGATTTCTTACGCCTCCGACAGAAAAACGAGACGATAAATGAGATATCTAGTATTTtcttggataagatgaagttttgtgcGGAGTTTGTGCAAACCGAAAGAATGAAGATCAATCGCTTTTACGGCATACTAAAGGCAGAATTCATGGAATTCATCACCCCCTCGAAATGTGAAACCCTTGATGAGCTTATTAATCTGGCGCGGGATAGAGAAATTGAAATTAGAAGGCAAGAAGAACGTGGTGAGAAGAGACCAAGTGAAAAAGGTACGAGCTCGAGTCCATCAAAAAGGGGAAATTTTCAAGACCAAGGGAGGAAGGAAAAGTCGAAAAGTGGAATCACTCCTTGCAAGACTTGTGGAAAACTCCATACTGGGGAGTGTCTGTTGGGCAAGAAGGGGTGCTACAAATGTGCTAAGGAGGGACATTCATCCTATCAATGTCCGAATAGCCCGAAGACTTGCTTCAATTGTttcgaaaaggggcacatcaaatcTGAATGCCCAAAACTCCAGCAAGAGTCGAGGAAAGAAGATAAGAAGCAAGAAGGTTCTAGAGCTAAAGGGAGAATGTTCCAAATTACATCCGAAGAAGCCAAGTCTCACCCGAATGTGATTTCAGGTATCTTTTTATTAAACTCCATACCGGTTTACATTCTGTTCGATACTGAAGCCACTATGTCATTTATTTCGAATGAAATTATACAACATCCGTGCTTTAAGATTGAACGAATGCAAATGCCTCTAGAAGTAGAAATAGCCGATAGTAAGATCTATATGTTACATGAGATTTGTAGAAACTGCAAATTCACTATAGAAGATGAGGAATTCGATATTGACCTCATACCTATGGTTTTGGGGGAATTTAAAAtgattgtgggaatggattggttggcaCGACACCATGTGGAGATTAATTATGAAAATAAGATAATGCTCGTCCAAGCTCCAAGTGGAAGACAATTGAGTATTCAAGGAGAGAGAAACATAGAAACCAAGTTGTGCACCTTGGTCCAAGCTTTCAAATACGTACTTAACGGGAGTAGAGCATACCTAGCTTATGTAGTAGATGCCCGACAAACCCTCCCAAAGCTTGAAGACGTTGAGATCGTGAATGAATTTCCGGATGTATTCCCGGAAGAATTGTCGGGACTCCCACCCGAGAAAGAAATAGAGTTTCGCATCGAAGTAAATCCGGATGCCAAACCCGTTGCGAAGGctccctatagacttgctcccaCCGAGATGCGGGAATTAATGACACAATTACAAGATCTTTCAGATAAGGGCCTTATACGCCCAA atgatattctattttATTCGCGAAGCAAAGACGAACATGCAATGCACTTGCGTGAAGTACTTGAAGTTCTTCGTAAGGAGAAACTCTACgcaaaattctcaaaatgcgcctTTTGGCTCAGAGAAGTGCAGTTTCTGGGGCACGTGATCAATTCGGAGGGTGTTTTAGTTGATCCTTCAAAGATTGATGCT ATGTTCAATGAAATGCTTGATAGGATAATTATGTGTAAATTGGAACATAATGGAATGGAATGTGGGTACTAA